The following proteins are co-located in the Brienomyrus brachyistius isolate T26 unplaced genomic scaffold, BBRACH_0.4 scaffold35, whole genome shotgun sequence genome:
- the LOC125721688 gene encoding proline-rich protein 7, whose translation MVMSQGTYTFLACFAGFWLVWALIVVLCCFCGVLQRRLKRRREERQRERCLRTLEMEPLECRAEPPQFGPPQVLPVPVPVPHSMVPSTWSSPQEADVFGKPPCYEEAVQMEDPPPPYSEVLADSRGGTYTKPPPGTSRKPQDSETSKAAPDVAFPERGYSTLIPLPAHVRERWDSLGRMLSTMDLNCSNQASEAQASAYTTLPRGGRTNLELGLHRPRLDDTCALPTAFPVFGRSTAV comes from the exons ATGGTGATGTCACAGGGCACCTATACCTTCCTGGCGTGCTTTGCCGGGTTCTGGCTGGTGTGGGCCCTCATCGTGGTGCTCTGCTGCTTCTGCGGTGTCCTGCAGCGGCGACTGAAGCGGCGCCGCGAGGAACGACAGCGGGAGCGCTGCCTGCGCACACTGGAGATGGAGCCCCTGGAGTGCCGTGCGGAGCCCCCCCAGTTTGGGCCACCCCAGGTCCTGCCGGTGCCCGTGCCGGTCCCCCACTCCATGGTGCCTAGCACCTGGTCCAGCCCTCAAG aagcagatgtttttgggAAGCCGCCGTGTTACGAGGAGGCGGTGCAGATggaggacccccctcccccatacagCGAGGTCCTGGCCGACAGCCGGGGAGGAACGTACACCAAACCGCCGCCCGGGACGTCCCGGAAGCCCCAGGACTCAGAGACGAGCAAGGCGGCGCCGGACGTGGCATTTCCGGAGCGTGGCTACTCCACCCTCATCCCCCTGCCGGCTCATGTGCGCGAGCGCTGGGACTCCCTGGGCCGCATGCTCTCCACCATGGACCTGAACTGCAGTAACCAGGCCTCGGAGGCCCAAGCCTCGGCCTACACCACCCTACCCCGGGGAGGGAGGACCAACTTGGAGCTGGGGCTTCACCGACCCCGGCTGGACGACACCTGTGCCCTGCCCACCGCCTTCCCCGTGTTCGGCAGGAGCACTGCTGTTTAA